ATTATGATCAAACAAAGCCAACTTTCGGTTTTGAATAAAAAGGGCTTGCTCCATGATGATGCTGAGCTAACTAAGACCGGCATAATTATGGCAGACATATATCTAAAAATTGGTGAAAGAAAGAAACTGAGGAAATAGTCCTTCGAAGGAGGATCGCTGACAATGAACAATCATAATAAACCACTAACTCGGCGCCAAACCGAGGCGTTGCAATTCATAAAATCATTTGTTTCTAAAAACGGTTATCCGCCGACGGTCCGAGAGATCGCCGATCATATGCAATATCAGTCTGCTTCGACGGCGTTTCAATTGCTGGAAGTTCTGGTACGTAAGGGATATATCAAAAAGGGAAGCCGTCCTCGTGAGCTGCAGATCGTTGGGTATGAATCCATGGCAGAGAAGGATGCGGAGATAGCACGGCTACGGGAAGCCCTGGTACGTATTGCTGGCATGAATATCATCGGTAGCTCGGCAATCACGATGAAGAGCATAGCGAACAAAGCTTTGGAGCTGATTGGAGGCAAGGCACAATGAAGGCAATTACGATTCACCAGCCTTGGGCGACGTTGATTGCACTTAGGGAAAAGAAGTTTGAAACACGGAGCTGGCCTACTAAGCACCGTGGAGCGATCGCCATTCATGCCGGGAAGAAGATTGATAAGGCGGCATGTGAGGTGCCTGATATCAAGGCAGCACTCGCTAGGCATGGATATACAGCAGACAATCTTCCGACCGGTGCAGTAGTGGCAAAGGCTGAGTTGCTGGATAGTCATACTATTTTTAATACAGCTGACAATGGTATACATGTTATTCATTCGACTGATGCAAGGGTAGAGTGGATTTACAACAATGAGAAAGCCTTCGGGTGGTACGATGAAGGTCGCTATGCCTGGGAACTGGATAATGTCCGGATGCTGCCGGAACCTATCCCAGCAAAAGGGCAACAAGGATTATGGAATTGGGATGGTGGTATCCATGAAGCATTGGTTTAAACGCCTATTTTGCAAACATGATTATAAGCCGTTTACGAAAAACTCTAAGTTTCATCATATCCAAGGGGAAAGGGTTTATATTATCTGTACAAAATGTGGGCATGAAAAAGGTTCTATTTTCTATGAATATGAAGGTTCAGGCTACAAATGAATAGAAAAGCAAAGACCCCCATAACCTGGCCGGGCGCGGGGGTCTGTTGGTAAACCATTCCTCTTGACATTATAGCATAAAGGGGAATGAGGGGAATGGCGATGGCATGGGAACAGGGGGAACTTTTTCCGAAGGCATCAGAGCAGGAGATCCAGCGCACTAAATTCCTGCTCGGTAAATATACAAGTATGATTTCTTTGATGAAGGACTTTGAAGGATATGAACAGGAATTGAGACAGGTGGCCATTGATGGAGAAGTGGCACGTCGCATCGACCAGGAAGACCTGCATGCGGATAAGACAGCAAATGCAACGATTATGATTGAAAAGCAGCGCTGGGTATATCAGCGATACAAGTTTTATACCACGCAACTGCGGAGATCCTGGGCGCTCATCCAGGACGAGGACGAGAAGAAGGCAATTGATTACAGGTACATTCAAGGATATTCGTACAAGGAAACACTGCTGTTTTTTCGCCGTAGTCTGAGTGACAGTACTATTCGACGGAAGATTGATGATGGCGCGAAAAGCATGGCCAACTCACTTAAACTGATGGGATTCTTTGAGCAGGATGATGCGGAGTTTTGATGTGTAGTAGACCCATATTGCACAGGAAGGAGAGAAGACGGTGAGAAACTATTGTCTTAAAATGACCCCTTATCAAATGTTAATGCTGAAGGCTGATATGGAAGACCGACTTAAATATAACGGTGGATTTTCTGCTGATGAACATGCTCTTTGGTTGCAAATGGTGGAGTTTGAAAAACAGTTCGATATTGATGATGCTGAGTACAAACGTCGTGAAGCGGAAAAGGCTGCTGAATAGTACAAAAAAATTACGGATTTTTGGCCCTAAAATGAACACAACATGAACGTAACTTGAACCTAAGTTGAGCACCACATGACGGATTTTCCATGATACATTAGGAGCATAGAAAAAGGCGGGATGACACGCACGGCTGCATGAATGCGGCATTGAACCGGGGCGTAACTCTCTCGCCTTTTCTATTCCAATGCAGGAATATAGTCCCAATTGTCGAAAGATGTAATGTATAACAGTATTCGATGGGGGATTTTTGAGATGGCAAGAAGAAAGAGCAAGGCAAAGCAGCAAGAAGAGTTTATTCAGGGGCTTTTAGGGTTGGTGTTATTTGCTTCAATATTTGGGACATTTGGTCTAACTAAGTCGTTTCAGGTGACCATTATTGTTACAGTACTGGCCGTGGCTGTATTCATCGCTATATTGACTATGATTGGTATCAAGAGAACAGAGCGTCTAAAACGATCCGGAATCGCGGACATCGATAAAATGGAGGGTGTGCAGTTCGAGCAGTACCTAGGCCATTTATTCCGGGCTCAAGGGTATAAGGCTGAAGTGACAAAAGCCACGGGGGACTACGGCGCGGATCTGCTCATCCAGAAGAATGGCAAGAAGACCGTTGTCCAGGCGAAACGATATAGTAAAAACGTCGGGATTAAAGCGGTACAGGAGGCACAGGCGGCCATTGCTCATTATGGAGCTTCGGAGGCCTGGGTCGTCACAAATAGCGATTTCACCACAGCAGCATATGACTTGGCCAAGTCAAACCGGGTTCGACTGATTAATCGTGAAGCATTGGTTGAAATGATTCTTTCTATGAACCCAGGGACCGCGCCGGCACCAAAAGCCGTCATGGCCACGACACCAGTGGACGAATTGACTTGCCCGAGATGTGGGAACAAACTTGTGCTTCGGAACAGTTCAAAGGGCCAATTTTACGGATGCAGCAGTTTTCCGAAATGCCGGTATATAAAGAAGAGTTAGGTTAGTTAGTGAAATAGTGAGGAAATGAGAGCAAACAAAAGAAGATATGGATTATGTCCAGCAGCCCGAGCAAAACACATTTTGACTTCATTTTCTAAAGCTCATTAAAATGGTCTTGTCATAAGTATCTAGTTACTAAGTACAGATGCTTTTATAGCAAAGAGCGAAGCGTTTTTGCGGCGGCCGTTCAGGACGCAATGATCCAGCGGATCTCTTTGCATTGAATGAACTACATATATAATTCGAAGTCGTTCCTTCCGTGGAGTGGCTTTTTTTATTTTCACAGGAGCGTGATTGTATGAAAATCCTTCGATGGTTAATCAAGGTCACATACGGTCGATCGGAGGCATCAAGAAATCGGGGTGAGCGAATACATGGCCGGGAAACGTAATAAGCTGCAGCAGCCACGATCGGAACCGAAGCAGCCGAGGAAGTGTAGAGGTTGTATATGGGGTTCATGGACCGGAACGAAGCAGTTTTGCAGTAAGCAGCAGTGTGTGAAGAAGGGAAATCCTTCCTGATGTCGAATTTTGAAAACAGGAGGGAAGTTGATATGTTTGACTTTATTGCGAATTTGAAAGAACTAAAAGACCTAAGTATCTCAAAGGTTCTAATTTTCAGTTCTTTTATCTTACTGGTGCTAGCTTATGTCAGGAAGAATATGCCTGAAATGAATAGTGATTTTTTAGAAACCCTAGCTTTTTTCTCGAAAAAATTAGGGTATGAAGATTGGAAGTCACTTTTTTCAATTATTCAGATAATTAGTGCGGGAATAGTTTTAGTGCTATTTACCGTTTATATTCTGTGCCTTATTCTTTATATGTTTTACTGGGAAAAGCAGAAAAATGCCCCATATCTAAATGCACAAAGAAAACAGTGGGTCCAAAGTAAAGCTCCTGTCTATCTTATGTTGTCTTGTGCGTTCTACTTAAACTTAGTTGGGTATTACTATGTATTGGAAATAGATATCATTAACTATTCTGTTCCACTTATTATTTCGACATTAGTCTTAATGACTGGCGTATTAGGTATTCTAGGGAAATATGTCCTTCAAAATTATGATGATTAACAGCAATTAACTGATGTTTTTTCTTCTGCTCACATAACGAATACAATCCGACTTCAAGTTAATATGTTCTTGGTGTCCGATTACAACAACAACATCTGTAAACGTCTGGAGAGGGCCACAGCTTAGCTGTACGGCCCTCTTTTGCATCTACGTATACGAAAACCAACTCAACACAAAGGAGGCGTCCATAGTGGACATCAGAATCATACCGATCGAACAGATTAACGCAGCTGCTTATAACCCTCGTGTCAATCTGCAGCCTGGCGATCCGGAGTACGAGAAGCTTAAACAATCAATTCTATCATTCGGTTACGTCGAGCCAATCGTCTGGAATGAACGAACCGGCAACATGGTCGGTGGGCATCAGCGGTATAAGATCATGGTGAATGAACTTGGCCACACAGAGTTAGTCGTTTCCGTCGTCAACCTGGACGATCAGCAGGAACGGCTGCTTAATCTAGCTCTTAATAAGGTTTCGGGCGACTGGGACGAAGAAGCGTTGGCCGCTTTGCTGGATGAATTGCAGACAGCGGGGGCTGAGCTGGGGCTTACCGGGTTTGATGATACGGAGATCGACAGACTGCTAGCCGACTTTACTGAGCCGCCAGAGGATCAATTGGGCGATTTCAGCAACAAGGAACTGGACGTATCCGAGTTCGACGAATCACAGTTCGATTGCAAATGCCCGCGCTGTGGGTTTGTATTTGACAAGGAGGATACGTTATGACTCTCCCGGCATGGGATTGGCGCCTGTCTGATCTCGCTGGCATTCCGCATCATGGCAAGACTGTGTTCTCCTGTTTCTCGTGCGGCGGCGGCTCTACTATGGGTTACAAGTTGGCTGGATACAGGGTCCTTGGAAACGTTGAAATAGATCCACAGATGATGAAGATCTACCGGAAGAACCACAACCCGTCTCACCCGTTCCTGATGCCCA
The window above is part of the Paenibacillus lutimineralis genome. Proteins encoded here:
- a CDS encoding restriction endonuclease, which gives rise to MARRKSKAKQQEEFIQGLLGLVLFASIFGTFGLTKSFQVTIIVTVLAVAVFIAILTMIGIKRTERLKRSGIADIDKMEGVQFEQYLGHLFRAQGYKAEVTKATGDYGADLLIQKNGKKTVVQAKRYSKNVGIKAVQEAQAAIAHYGASEAWVVTNSDFTTAAYDLAKSNRVRLINREALVEMILSMNPGTAPAPKAVMATTPVDELTCPRCGNKLVLRNSSKGQFYGCSSFPKCRYIKKS
- a CDS encoding ParB N-terminal domain-containing protein — its product is MDIRIIPIEQINAAAYNPRVNLQPGDPEYEKLKQSILSFGYVEPIVWNERTGNMVGGHQRYKIMVNELGHTELVVSVVNLDDQQERLLNLALNKVSGDWDEEALAALLDELQTAGAELGLTGFDDTEIDRLLADFTEPPEDQLGDFSNKELDVSEFDESQFDCKCPRCGFVFDKEDTL
- a CDS encoding ASCH domain-containing protein → MKAITIHQPWATLIALREKKFETRSWPTKHRGAIAIHAGKKIDKAACEVPDIKAALARHGYTADNLPTGAVVAKAELLDSHTIFNTADNGIHVIHSTDARVEWIYNNEKAFGWYDEGRYAWELDNVRMLPEPIPAKGQQGLWNWDGGIHEALV